Proteins encoded together in one Vigna angularis cultivar LongXiaoDou No.4 chromosome 5, ASM1680809v1, whole genome shotgun sequence window:
- the LOC108339201 gene encoding uncharacterized protein LOC108339201 encodes MGPNRNVGQNTHHRRELEKNFTPIPMTYTELLPHLLKKDMASIRPMKPLQPPYPHNYDPNARCNFHGGSIGHSTERCMGLKFKVQSLIDAGWLKFHEDKPSIEVNPLAEHENASTNAIEVGRHKLVRNDLIDKSCIQICYEDKEGEVFAQTGGESNMTLREPLVIPYRSDKTVPWKYDTHVIEEECDEPIIENISSIGRMRKSGRISPPSLWTKEDVELSKEKIRPSNKNVKEIFGEEACEFLKFIQQSEYKVADQLKRMPARISLLELLMHSTSHRKLLMKVLDGAHVEQNISLDRFEGIVNNITTNDYLTFTDEEIPAEGRGHNKALHIFVKCLDHTIACVLIDNGSSWNVMPKVTLEKLPYDVIHLKPSTMIVRAFDGTKRDVMGEIDLPVQVGPCVFQITFQVMDIHPTYSFLLGRPWIHSTGVVPSTLHQKLKYVMDNQLIIVSGEEDFLVRGPLSTRYIEAAEEALETAFQSLEIIGNTYIESMPVNPYLSCASLMTAKVMLKEGLKHGKGLGKYGQG; translated from the exons ATGGGTCCTAATCGGAATGTTGGTCAGAACACTCATCATAGGAGGGAACTAGAGAAGAATTTCACTCCCATTCCTATGACGTACACAGAATTGTTACCTCATCTCTTAAAGAAAGACATGGCCAGTATTCGTCCCATGAAACCTTTACAACCTCCATACCCTCATAATTATGATCCAAATGCAAGATGCAATTTTCATGGGGGAAGCATTGGCCATTCGACTGAAAGGTGTATGGGTCTTAAGTTCAAAGTACAATCGCTAATTGATGCAGGATGGTTGAAGTTCCACGAAGACAAACCTAGTATTGAGGTCAACCCCCTTGCCGAGCATGAAAATGCTTCAACAAATGCCATCGAGGTTGGACGACACAAGCTAGTAAGGAAT GATCTGATTGACAAAAGCTGCATACAAATATGCTATGAGGATAAAGAAGGAGAAGTATTTGCACAAACTGGTGGAGAGTCCAATATGACTTTACGAGAACCATTAGTGATTC CCTATAGAAGTGATAAGACTGTCCCATGGAAATATGACACACATGTGATTGAGGAGGAATGCGATGAGCCAATCATTGAAAATATATCAAGCATTGGCAGGATGAGGAAAAGTGGACGAATCTCTCCACCGTCGCTTTGGACAAAGGAAGATGTGGAACTTTCAAAAGAAAAGATCAGGCCATCAAATAAGAATGTTAAAGAAATTTTCGGTGAAGAGGCATGTGAATTCTTGAAATTTATACAACAAAGTGAATATAAAGTGGCGGATCAACTGAAACGCATGCCAGCAAGGATCTCCCTCTTGGAACTACTCATGCATTCAACCTCGCATAGAAAGTTGTTAATGAAAGTACTCGATGGGGCTCATGTAGAGCAGAATATTTCCTTGGACCGGTTCGAGGGGATTGTTAACAACATTACTACTAATGATTACCTCACCTTCACTGATGAAGAAATACCTGCTGAGGGAAGAGGGCACAATAAAGCCCTTCATATCTTTGTAAAATGCTTGGATCATACCATAGCAtgtgttttaattgataatgGTTCCTCTTGGAATGTAATGCCTAAGGTAACACTGGAGAAATTACCATATGATGTGATTCACTTGAAGCCAAGTACTATGATCGTAAGAGCTTTTGATGGGACCAAGAGGGATGTTATGGGAGAGATAGATTTGCCAGTACAAGTTGGTCCATGTGTTTTCCAGATAACCTTTCAGGTCATGGACATTCACCCAACCTATAGTTTCTTGTTAGGTCGCCCTTGGATCCATTCGACGGGAGTGGTGCCCTCTACATTACATCAAAAACTAAAGTATGTCATGGATAATCAGCTAATCATAGTCTCAGGAGAAGAAGACTTCCTTGTAAGAGGGCCCTTGTCTACTCGCTATATCGAGGCAGCAGAGGAGGCTCTCGAGACCGCGTTTCAATCATTGGAGATCATTGGAAATACCTATATAGAATCAATGCCAGTAAATCCGTACCTGTCTTGTGCCTCTCTTATGACAGCTAAGGTCATGCTAAAAGAGGGTTTGAAGCACGGAAAAGGTCTTGGAAAATACGGGCAAGGATGA